The Periplaneta americana isolate PAMFEO1 chromosome 9, P.americana_PAMFEO1_priV1, whole genome shotgun sequence genome contains a region encoding:
- the LOC138705788 gene encoding uncharacterized protein, producing the protein MSKRSSKIMCCVFSCNNRYCNTEQNVKFYSFPSRPHEMDLKRRWIIAVNRKEADGTLWTPSKSSRICSEHFIGGCKSQNPASPAYVPSIFPECYKRESTGTDSLNRFKRLKKRTEIISQPDTSDPLEDSASILVTTKTDAQTQTDRNYDKESKFEFSCMVDGNNVSTQACISAFHALYAKPKCSSKLSGSDSPYEKRGFFGYSSISDESQLNVLAGVNTEIFNLFLNLLSDSTQRKISKENKLLIFLMKMKLALPFAALAVIFNVHRSTISRIFQSVLPTLAQATKNFVFWPSKDTVNATLPTVFKDNYPNCRAIIDCTEIKTEQPPEISQRVYMYSNYKSAYTAKVLIGIAPCGMVTFISKCYGGRASDSFITNDCGILKLIEPGDQIMADKGFPGIKTVLEESNAILVMPPFMNEGHLTPDQVDDTYNIASVRIHVERCIQRVKVYNILQKCPSELLHCIDDIVHMCCVMTNVQPPLISEDHC; encoded by the exons atgtcaaagcGGTCCAGCAAAATTATGTGCTGTGTTTTTAGCTGTAATAATAGATACTGTAATACAGAGCAaaatgtgaagttttatagttttccatcACGACCCCACGAAATGGATTTGAAAAGACGGTGGATAATAGCAGTAAATCGGAAAGA GGCAGACGGCACTTTATGGACACCTTCCAAATCATCTAGAATCTGTAGcgaacatttcataggagggtgtAAATCTCAAAATCCTGCTAGTCCAGCATATGTTCCAAGCATCTTTCCTGAATGTTACAAAAGGGAGTCAACaggaacagactctctcaacagatTTAAAAGACTGAAGAAAAGAACTGAAATAATTTCACAGCCGGATACATCAGACCCTTTGGAAGATAGTGCGTCTATCCTAGTGACCACCAAAACTGATGCCCAAACTCAGACAGATagaaattatgacaaagaaagcAAGTTTGAATTCAGTTGTATGGTGGATGGAAACAATGTCAGCACACAAGCATGCATATCAGCCTTCCACGCATTGTATGCCAAACCTAAGTGTTCCAGTAAACTGTCTGGGTCTGACTCCCCATATGAAAAAAGAGGATTTTTTGGTTATAGTTCAATTTCTGATGAATCACAATTAAATGTCCTGGCTGGTGTTAacacagaaatttttaatttatttttgaacttaCTGTCAGACAGTACCCAGCGtaaaattagtaaagaaaataaacttttaatattcttaatgaaaatgaaGTTAGCCTTGCCATTTGCTGCCCTTGCTGTAATTTTCAATGTTCACCGTAGTACTATTTCTAGAATATTCCAATCTGTTTTACCTACACTTGCACAAGCAACTAAAAACTTTGTTTTCTGGCCTAGCAAAGATACTGTTAATGCAACATTGCCTACTGTGTTTAAAGATAATTATCCGAATTGTAGAGCTATTATTGACTGcactgaaattaaaacagaacAACCTCCTGAAATCAGTCAGCGTGTATATATGTACTCTAACTATAAGTCTGCATATACTGCAAAAGTTCTTATTGGAATTGCGCCTTGTGGTATGGTAACATTTATTTCCAAATGTTATGGAGGTAGAGCCAGTGACAGTTTTATCACAAATGACTGTGGAATTTTGAAACTGATAGAACCAGGAGATCAAATTATGGCAGAtaaaggttttcccggaataaaaactgtattggagGAGAGCAATGCAATTTTGGTAATGCCACCCTTTATGAATGAAGGTCACTTAACACCTGATCAAGTTGATGATACTTATAATATTGCTAGTGTGCGGATCCACGTTGAACGCTGCATTCAAAGAGTGAAAGTGTATAATATACTTCAAAAATGTCCAAGTGAACTATTACATTGTATTGATGACATTGTGCACATGTGTTGTGTTATGACTAATGTACAGCCTCCATTGATTTCTGAAGATCATTGTTAG